CATATTTGGGTCAGACTGGAAACCCGCGAACTCAGCCTCTGGTGTTAAGTGAGCTCAAATTGTCCCTGACGTGCAACAGCAAcccatatttattttttccaggttGCCCATTTCTGCCCTGCAGGGCCACCCCTTTCTGCTGTGTTAGGAGAGGTGGCGACTCCCGCTGCGTTCTGATTACGCACCCTCTGTCCCATCTTGTGTGAACAAGCATCCTCCCCGAGCTCGCCAGCAGGCCCAGGACCCTCACACTTACCATGTTGACTACTCACTGCTGGCCCCTTTCCAGGCCTGTTGTGTCATCCGCAGAGAACTGAATGGCACACATTATGGGGTCAGTGGCCTGTCACCAGATAGAAGGGTGAGCTGGCCCTGCCATTTCCATGTTACTCTGTCTGCACATCTGGGTGGCTTAGCGTTAGGAAAGATGATCCTGGACGCCAGACAGGCTTTCTGACTTCAAGGACTGTTTGACTTGAGCTCATTTATCTTCCCCGAGACCAAGCCAGTGCTGGCTGGCAGATGTCTGCCTCCCACAAGGCTTTCTCACATCCTCTGCAGCTTTAGGCTGAGGCTGTCAGCTACCCTCCTCCCCAACCCCGAGTCACGTGACCTCAGAGCCTTCACTGTGCGCCTCTTCCCCCCAGATCACTTAGGACCTTCACAACCCGACTTGGATGCACAGGCTGGAGAATGTCAATCGAGCTGGCTCTGGCAtcagttttttcttttagtctggagatagagtctcactctatagccccaCCTGACGTGGAACTCATTATACAGCCTcggttgtccttgaactcttggtGGCTCTCTTACCCAACTCTAAGtggctgagatgacaggtgtaaGCCCCCATGGCATAGATATTTAAAagtgttcttttaattttttaaaaaatatttatttatttatttatttacttatttatttacttatttatttattatgtatacagaagagggcaccagatctcattacagatggttgtgagccaccatgtgggtgctgggaattgaactcaggacctctggaagagcagtcggtgctcctaacctctcagccatctctccagcccaactatTGTTTTTAATAGTGCAGATGTTTGACAAACCACATGGACAGATGGTGTATAAAATCCTTTGCTTGCATTTTCTTTCCATGCATTTCTACAAAACGCTGCCTCGGGCTTGCCTGGATGTGTGTGTTCCTCTTAGAAGTTTGACACCAACTCTTCTGGTTAACAGTTTTCGTGACAAAGGACCCTACAAAGAAAAGCTTGAAGTAGGAAACATTTTTGCTtgtattttggtttctgttttatttttcaagacagggtttctctgtgtaacagctctggctgtcctggaactcactctgtagaccaggctggcctcgaacttacagagatctgactgcctctgcctcccaagtgctgggattaaaggcctgagccatcaccgcctggctagtCTGAGTATTTTAACAAAGTTAAAGCAGTCATCACCCAGCAACAACAAGTGAGTTTCCTCCCACATGCAAAATAGTCACAGCGTTCGTGTGTGAAAAGTGATGtatctctccccccacccccaccccccaaacgcCATCTACTTAAAGTTCCATCAGCTCTGTCTCACCATAGGACTTTAAAAATAgagtgagaagaggaggaagagggtgtTCTAGAGGCAGGCTGCCAGTCTGATCGCAGCAGGTGGCACGATCTGCCTTTCCATAAGGTGCCAGCCCGCTCAAAAAGCATCCTCAAAGCTCACAGGCCTGGACTTGCTTCCCTTCACACGTGCACACGCACCAATAGTCGAACGGACCATACTGTTGTCCTCAATGATTTTGAGGGGGAAAAATTGACAATTTGAGCCATTAAAAGAAGACTTGGCTGTTCCTAAAGAGTTTGGAAaggattctgtttttttttttttttaaaggtaccaTGAGGCCGGGAGTGGTGGCActcgcttttaatcccagcccctgggagacagaggaaggtcgATCTCTCTGtgctcgaggccagcctcgtctacagagagacagagagttccaggacaggtagggctacacagagaaactgtatcttgaaaaaacaactaacaagcaacaacaaacaaaactaaactaaaaggtAACaagggggtctggagagatagctcagcagctaagatcACTTGGACCTGGGTAtatttcctagcacccacatggcagctcacagttctaggggatccaacacactcttctggccgtTTTTTGGACACCCAAGTGGTGCACACATACTTGTAGgccaaaaacactcatacacataacatataaaaacaaatcaatccTTTTAAAAAGTGGTAATATGAGCTGGCTGGTAAAGCTTTGTCATTCCTGCTCCTTTGCCCAAGCTGTTTAATGTCTAAACGTGCCCTCTTTCAGCAACCACTGCGCAACTACGCGGAAGTAATctgttcctcctcatcctctcccaGCATCCGGCTGCGGCTGCGGCTTGGCTTTGCGCAGGTGACTGGACTCGGTCGTGGCAAGGCTGCACTTCCCCTTAAGTTCCGCGCTCGTGGGGACCAGGGGCCGTGACCCCGGAGCGTGCCCACGGCGGCGCACCAGGCACGGAGTCAGTGCTCAAGCGTGCCTGCTGAGTCAACGTGGAAAGTCACTCAGGGCAGGACCCCGCGCTCGAGGCGCGGGTGAATCATTCACCGGGTGTTCCTTTTGCATTCCTTACGGTGCAGTCACGTCGGCGCACCATGCAGCCGCCGGGCAGAGCTACCTGTGGAGTGGAAAGCGCGCCTCCACCTCCGCGGCCCGCGCACTAAAGAGGCCCGGAGGGGGCGCGCGAACCCGCGGGAGGGCACCCGGCCGCCTCCCCGCCCCTCCTCGCGGCGGAAGCCCCGCCCCTCCGCGCGCCCGCCCCGCCCCTCCGCGCGCCCGCCCCGCCCCTCCGCGCGCCCGCCCCGCCCCTCCGCGCGCCCGCCCCGCCCCTCCGCGCGCCCGCCCCGCCCACCCGCCCTCCGCGCGCGCTCGCTCGCCCGCCCTCCTCGCCCTCCTCGCGCCCTCGCGCCGGGGGCGGGCTCGCTGCGCGTGCCGGGCGGGGAAGCGGCGCGAGCCGGCGGCGCGGGGAACGTTCACCGCGGGGCCGGCTCCGGGGCCTGAGTGGGCGCCGTCGCctccgccgctgccgctgctTCGGCCGCCTCGGTCGAGGGGGCCGGGCCGGAGGAGGCTGCGGCCCGCCGGAGAGCCGCCCGCGCGACGCCCCCCTCAGCTCCGGCCGGGAAGCGAGCCAGGTGGGGAGTCCTCCCGGGCTGCAGGAGCGAGCGGGGAGCCTGCGGGGTGGCGGAGCGCGCGGCCGTGGAGCTGCGACCCTGGGGAGACAGCGCGCCGGGCTGGGGAGGCGGGGAGAGGCGTCCCCCGGCCACCCGCGCAGCCCGGCTCGCCCAGGAGGAGGCTCGGCCTTAGGTGCTGAAGGTCCTGGCAGAGGGCAggtgaggcaggcaggcaggccctgGCAGAGGGAAGGGACTTCATTCCAGAtcaccccccgcccccacccccggTGTCTCCCGGTAGAGGAACCTGTCCGCCCAGGTCACCCTTTGATGGGCACAGTgtcctgggaagagggaggatgcAGCTGGCGAATGCTTAGGGTTCAATGCCCGTGCCAGGCCTTGGGGAATCAGGGAGACCTTCCAGCATTCTCCGCAAGCGTTTATTGATGAGCTCCGGAGCGGGAGACAACCGCGGTCAGCACCGGGGTCACGACTTTAGTCACTGCCAGCCATCGTTTGCTGTGGAAGTGCTGACAGTTTGCTGTGAAAGTGTGCATATAAAATGGAAAGCGCTCAACCCCACGTCTCTTCGTCTGTGCACTTCGGGTCTCTAGAAGTCTTTttccccagcccttgggaaaTTGGAGGCGTGAGTTGCTTGGTTTGTGGACAAAGTGAGGGTAGCTGGTGGGAGCTATTGGGAAGAGGTTGGGAGGGTCttaaaagagagggaaagggaaattTGAAAGAGAATCTTGCCTTCCCAACTAGAGTTAAGCTCCGTGCCTGTTTTCTGCTCCATCCTCAGCATGTGGCCTGGATCCCAATAGTCTTTGCAATTGATGCCCACCGTGTGCGTGAATGGAGGAAGCAGGGGTTTGATACAATGTATATGGAGTGTGGGTCTctagagttagggatggttgGTGGACTTCTTTTGGTCCTCAGGTTCTCTTTTTGCCAACTTGGGTAAGTAACCCAGGGTTTTAGGCGCTGAGCAGGTTAAAACAGTGGCCTGAGTGGCAGACTCCGGTGGTTTGTGGCCACTCAGCTACATCCACGTGGATCTTACATGTTGGGCACCAGGTGCTTGTTCTTTAGGTGGTCGCTTGAGATCCGGTCTGGTCCTTCTTCActcattggtttgtttgtttgaaaaggaTGGAGGGTGCTTTTGCCTAGAGAGCACTTTAATAACTTCTCTTTTGCCTCGTGGGTCTTGAGGTGAGAGAATGCTTCTGTCTCTCCAGTTCTGTAAGGGCTGAGTTCTGCCCTCCGCTGGGGTTGGACTCTGCAGCCCCAGGTTGCTGTTTCCTTCCCCTGGCTTGCAATGCTTGTTGGGTTACTTTACTTGCCAAATTAAAACTTGACCTTTTATGAGTTCTCTGAGGATTTTTATCAGACATAAGTGGAACTGCTTCTGAAGGGGGTTGTGTATTCAAGGTGGTGCTGgcaggggggcgggggggggggtgtctttatGTTCAATGAGTTTTGCCCAGGAGACAGAATCTCTACTTATGGTTAAAATATTAGAGTTCGTGGGATTTCCATTTACCATTTATTGCACGTCTTCAATGTTAACATATCTGAGCCTTAGTTTCttcatgctaaaaaaaaaaagagtaatattAATCCAAATTGGCATtgcatatatcatatatattaagTCTTGAAGTGCatcaatttatttcatttcagtttgTATTTACACTTCAGAGTTGCAGCCCTTAAGTGTCTAGTAAGTTTTATTTTGGGGTGCCTATGTGGCTCTGCAATTTTAGGTGCCTTGTTTCAaggttttctaatattttaagatgtttaacttacatttatttcaaaatcaTATCATCATCCcccctcatttttttttgaaCAATGTCATGTTGTACCCAGCTGGCCTCGTATTCATTATACTTACATAAACAAGGCtgtaggctgaccttgaacatgtGGCTCTCCTCCTGTTAGTCTCTCCCATGTGATCCACTTTGCCTGgttaaaacaaactttttttttgttgttttgtttttaagaaggcaggtagtggtggtggcacccgcctgtaatcccagcactccagaggcagaggcaggtagacctctgtgagttccaggccagcctggtctacagagttccaggactatacagagaaaccctgtctcaacacacacacacacacacacacacacacacacacacacacactagttagTGTCATAATGCCATAAGTATATGAAAAATTTCTCCTAAGTGtctccagatgtgtgtgtgtgcatgttttcagaaaaatgtcTCAAGCTGGTGctacggctcagcaggtaaaggcacctgtcaccaatcctgatgacctgagttcaattcctggaacccacatggtggaggagaagaACCGACTCCTGTggattgtcctctgaccgccacctAATGCAGGCCACCCATtaatgtacccacacacacacacacacaaataagtgcattaaagaataaaacattgaaaaagtTTTCCTCTATCTTGGGCTATGGATTAcatttcctggtttcttttccttAGCAATATATATTTATGGTTCTTCTATATCTGTTTATGGACTGATGGCATGCTGTCGCCGCCACCACCCCGCTGATTTGAAGTTTTGATTTACTTTGaatctccttcttctccttctcctccttccttttttctaattctctttttggttttttaagacagggtttctttgtatagccctagctgtactggaacccactgtgtagatcaggttggcctcgaactcacagagatctgcctgcctctgcctcaagtgctgggactaatggtgTGCATCACCGCcactgccaccgccaccgccactgccactgccaccgccaccgccaccaccaccacctggtttaaaagtctttttctttcctttttctgtgctCACTCTTTTGTATGTCACATGTGGGATTTCAGGTGTTCAGCTGGCCTGCAGGGGTCCCCATCTAGAATCAGATATGACTTGGGGGGTCATACCTGCCCTGGGAGGTAGCTGATTTAGATCTGCTCATAAATGCATGTCCTGGTTCCATTCCTGACCACGAGTCTGTTTGCACCTTCCCACTTTCCCAAACGCGTAGCATTACGTAATCTGCATTCTCCGCAGAGACTGACAGTGgcattttaagtttcttttcagCTCCAGCATTATCCCCGGCCTTCAACAGTGAGTCTGGTTTAAATGCCTCATATTCTCCGCCCTGCTTTGGAATCCTGTTCCCCTGCAGGAGGTGCAGGTTCTGGACTCAGAACCCTCAAGTCTGTGGCTTTATCCTGCTCATAATTGATGTCTGTTGTTGAGTTTCTGATGGGAGCTTTTCTTGTTTCTAAGCTTTGTCTTTTGATTTCTATTCCATTTCCCCCATCGATTGGAAGGGGTTGCAGTGAGGTGCAAACTATATatatgtttgcttttttaaaataagatgtctccgtgtagcctggctgtcctggaactcactctgtagaccaggctggcctcaaactcacagagatccacttgcttctgcttcccgagtgctgggattaaaggcgtgcaccctaGGGGTGCTCCTGGCAATTTTTAGAGACAGCTgtgtggtctcaaactcactctgtaggtaGGGATGatcatgaacttctgatccttctgcctctatctcctgagttctgggaatacAGATTTGAACCACTAAGCATGGTTTATGCAGAGTTCATGTTGGACCTCAGGTCTAGCAAACCCAGTGAGCATTTCTTGCACGTCGGTCAAGCACTCCAaatgagctgcatctccagcccctggatctTTATGTGTATTATTAACACTGTCCATAAATTAAAACAGGGCTGAAATGCTGTGATAGTCAGGTTTAGACTAAGTATCTTTGTAACTGAGCTGCATGTTGTCAGAATGCCTGAGAGCTGACATTTATTAGGCACTTAGGTTGTGTGCCAAGCATTGTGCTAACATTCAAATGATTTGTTTGCTAGTTAGCATAGTGCCGTTGAGGTTAAGTTCAGCTGCTCAGAGCTCTGGGGAGTTGTAGAGTATGTTACTGAATGGAACCCAGAGAATGCTCTCAGATTTGTTCCAAGAAGATAGCTagagtttttacatttattttccctGGTGCTCCTTGTaatctgaaagagaaaagaattagaGGAAGGATATCTGAGAATTTCCCCTAAATGAGCAAGGGAgtcaggttatttatttatttatttaagctgttttgtctttttatttatttatttatttatttgtttatgcgggggtttctctgtgtgacagccctggctgtcctggaactcactctgtagatcagcctggcctcagattcacagagatccacctgcctctgctttccgagtgctgggattaaaagtgtgcaccaccatgcctttttatttttttattttattattttttattacaggTAGTTTTATCTGTGGTAGTGACAGTCTGAGCTTAGACCCACCTGTATATCACATGAACAGTCAGGGAATCTTGACAGATTTCTTCAAGAGACTGTACATTTgttttaaacctttttttaaaacaaaggttTTCCAtaccccagggctttgtgtgtatgtgtgtgcgtgtgtgtgtgtgtgtgtgtgtgtgtgtgtgtgtgtgtgtgcacctgtgcctctgcttgtgcttgtgtgtgctggtgcatgtggcggccagaggacaacctcagaccTCAGGTACCATTCACATTCACCTTGGTTTCTGAGTTAGCCTCTCTGACTGGCAGGCTGTCACATctggctagtctggctggctaGAGAGCACAGCCGATCCACCAGTCagcctcctcagagctgggattgTAACTGTTTGTCCCCAAGCCTGGTTTAGTTCCTTACCTTTttgcttctgtgtctgtgtgtggtatgtgtctgtgtgctcaTATATGTGTGTTGTCTTCATGAGTGTTTCTCTGCCTTACGTAGGTCTGCCGCTTGAATCTAGAGCTTGCTGATTCATCTAACCAAGTGagtcagcttgctctggggagccccatctttgcctcctgagcactTGGATGAGTGCAGGCTGCCAGGACCAtttcacatgtatgtgggtgctgggaatccaaatcCCAGTCTTCATGTTGTGTGGCCAGTGGGGTCACTGAACTATCCCCACCCAGcccttaggtttgttttttttttaaatatggagtTTCATGATCTCAGATCTTGGTGCTTTCAAGACAAGTGCTTCTCTGCCTGAGCCCGCTCTCTAGCCCTGTACCTGATTGCTTTGATGTGAGGAAGGTACAAAGATTAAGAAACTAACAAGCCAATTCAAAGGAAAGGGAGGCTCATTTAACACTTAGTGCAGGACAGAGATGTTCTGGAGACATCTCCGAAGCATCCTCCCTGTCTGCATTAGTCTGCGTGCTGTGGCAATTACTTAACCTCTGCCTGTACACAGTGTTCAACTCTGTAGCACACTGTCTTCCTAGGACAGAACAGAGGAGGATTCTTGCTGCCCTCTCCCCCGAAGCTCATCAAGGGCACACCACTGTcttggtgatttcttttttcattttctcctgcttcttttgCAAAGGGTGATGTGCACAGTGGGATCAAGAGGAAGGGTTTTACAGCCGCATTATTGGCTACCTAAAGTAATTGCTTTATAATCTTAGGTCTCAATGTCCTCAGCTAGTTCTAACATGCATGGTCCTGATTGCTCCTAGGGCCAATCAAGCATAGTCCAGATTTCTCAgcctagggttttttgttttgttttgttgtgaagGCATGGCAAGTCTTGCTTtatttccaggctggccttgagcctcaccctcctgagtactgggattacaggcaaagCTGCAcctggctggttttttttttttttttttttttttttttcccagctgtGACTTCTTCCAGAGTTAAGAAGTGACAGGCATTGGAAAGATTCCTGTAGACAAGGTAACAAGAAGATTAAGCCGTTACGTTTTATGAACATGTAATCCGTCCATTGACACTTCCTCTGTGTGTCTGATGACAGGCCCCAGTGCATGTGCTAGGGGATGGGAGCTGACGGTGCCAACCCCCCAGCCTGGATCAGGTGATGCTCCTGTTTTCTCTGCTAAGAGTATTTGGATAGACCGCTGCCCACCTCAGCCTGGCCCAGTGGGCTTTCAGATTGTGTTATTTGATTGGAAGGAACTGGACCCTGCTGACTAGCTGCCTGGCTTTACCAAAATTGCTGCTGAGAAGCTGCAGAGTGGATTTTTGGCTCGCCAAGGAGTGAGGTCACAGTGCAAACATACTCTCAGAGCGAGGAAAGGCAGCAAGGGCGTCGCTTCTGTTTGTGTGATGGGCTTGTTGTCAGTCAGATGCCAAATATAGAAACAACGATCCAACTGATAGAGTCAGCCAAAAGTAACCAAAAAACCCTCTAATGATTAAAGATGCAATTTATGTACACTGTTGAGTGTATTATGCCTCAAGGTGATGTTATGATGATGTAATGATATTATGGACTAACTAGtcatgatttattatttatttatttatttatttatttactttttttgagacagggtttctctgtgtagctttgcgcctttcctggaactcacttgctaaccccggctagcctcgaactcacagagatccgcctggctctgcctcctgagtgctgggattaaaggcgtgtgacaccaccacctggctatttatttattttttagagtacttacttatttatttttgaggcagaaattctctgtgtagctccagctgtcctagaactagctctgtagaccaggctggcttaagctcacagagatctgcctgcctgtgctgtCTGAATGTTGGTATTATAGACATGTGTCCCCATACCTGGTTGTttgtgagattttcttttttcttttcctttcctttccttttcctccctccctccctcccttccttccttcctttctttctctctttctctttttttttttttctggtttttcgagacagggtttctctgtgtcattttggtgcttgtcctggaactcactttgtagcccaggctggcctcaaactcacagagatccgcctggctctgcctccccagtgctgggattaaaggtgtgcgccaccactgcccggcctggtgatatttttaaattaagcatgCAGAATTGAAGACAAACTAAACtgaaagactttatttatttttgagacaatctcttgtagtccaggctggcgtCAAATTCTTTGTATTGCTGAGCTGGTCCTTgagtctgatcctcctgcctctacctcccagtgctggaattacaggcacgtgCTACACTATACCCAGTTCTTCGTTGAACATTTTTTCAGTATGATTGAAATTTTGTGATAGTTTAGTACCTAACATTGTATGAAGTCAGTGATAAATTTCTAGAAGTTCTTTACTCTAGCAATGAAAGACAAAATTCACCACGACATGTAGGATAGTCTCTCTGTGTGCTCTGTCCACGCACCCCTGTCAGCCGCCCCCTGCATCACACGCTGACAGTTTGCTGTCTCTGAGACCCTGCTTTCTCTAGGTCATGAGTGTGGGGTACTGCAGAATGTGGTGTTTGGATGTTGGTGTTTTCCCTTTGGTATTTTTCACTTGTCTTTAAGCTTCCTTTGTATCATTTCTTGACTCAGCACTTCGTTCTTCTTGACTACTGAACGACATTGCTTTAGGAATGACTCTAGGAAGAACTGTACTTTATTTACACAGCCACCAGGTGAAGGGCATCTCCGTTGTTTCCAGGGTTTGTCGACTCAAAACAAAACCGACTGGGGCTGGTTGTGGTGGAGCACATTTTCATTCCCAGCACGAGgagggcaggaaaaaaaaagactaaaacgggccgtggtggcacatgccttcaatcccagcactggggaagtacaGACAGGCACAgcaggtgttcaaggccagccttagctacatggtgaactcaaggctagcctgggctacatagcaagactttgtaTAAAAGCAAAACAGGAACATTTGGATGGAGGTTTTTTGTGAAATAGAATTTGAGTTTAGTTGGATAAATAGAACAGTGTGACATCTGGGTCAGATGGTAAAAACTGCCTACTGCCTTCTAGTGCAACTGCTTGTCCATTGTCTGGTAATAGGCAGGAGTTTCTTCTGCTCTCCAGTCTTGTCAACATTTGGTTTTGTCGTTTTTTTCAATGTTAGCCCCTTCATAGCTATGCCATGGTATCTCTTTATTGTTTtaacttattattttaaactcATTGAACATATTTTCACATTATTACTTATACTCTATCTTCTTTGGCAAGGCATGTAATTAGACCTTCTGGCCATttgaaaacatgtatttattatgtgtatgtgtgtgggtggaggtcaaaggatagcTTGCAGGAATTGGCTCtcttcttctgccatgtgggtcctggggatccagttcaggttgtcaggtttggtggtcCGCACTTCACGCACAGAGCTAGCCTGCTGGCCCATTGACTGTATTTTAAttggacttttgtttttgtttttcaagacaaggtttctctgtgtagttttggtgcctgtcctggatctcactctgtagaccaggctggcctcgaactcacagagatctgcctggctcttcctcccaagtgctgggaataaaggcatgcaccaccacccctcccccccccctccatcccCGCTGgactggtttggttttttttttttttttttttttttttgatactgaGTTTTAAGCTTTACTTCTAAAATTTGTATGGAAGACCTTTCTTATGTGTGTGCTTTGGAAAAGTAttttttcatctgtgtgtgtgatgtgagtgtggCCACTGGTGCCATGGTGTGCATctagatgtcagaggacagccctTGGGACTCAGTTCTCCTCTACTTGGATGTGgagtctggggatcaaactcagctcaccGGTGCTTTTACTCACAGAGC
The nucleotide sequence above comes from Onychomys torridus chromosome 21, mOncTor1.1, whole genome shotgun sequence. Encoded proteins:
- the LOC118571502 gene encoding serine/arginine-rich splicing factor SR45-like, with protein sequence MPTKYDLFTISLTSCEIRKNAALCFFWSELGDAKTGTNMQQHREETDPSRPREIPNLVKWQSRNGQERWRLPLRSDYAPSVPSCVNKHPPRARQQAQDPHTYHVDYSLLAPFQACCVIRRELNGTHYGVSGLSPDRRQPLRNYAEVICSSSSSPSIRLRLRLGFAQVTGLGRGKAALPLKFRALTSAHHAAAGQSYLWSGKRASTSAARALKRPGGGARTRGRAPGRLPAPPRGGSPAPPRARPAPPRARPAPPRARPAPPRARPAPPRARPAHPPSARARSPALLALLAPSRRGRARCACRAGKRREPAARGTFTAGPAPGPEWAPSPPPLPLLRPPRSRGPGRRRLRPAGEPPARRPPQLRPGSEPGGESSRAAGASGEPAGWRSARPWSCDPGETARRAGEAGRGVPRPPAQPGSPRRRLGLRC